The following are encoded together in the Rhodothermaceae bacterium genome:
- a CDS encoding DUF2335 domain-containing protein, which produces MHNQSIRVMASRDKELDLTHKLEPETPLEVVRHVTNVQDTMSFSEPLPSASELAEYEKVQPGAADRIISIIEKGQSLESDALQEKAALAKHRLTASTIMSLSLIATAVAALIFGPGWLSIPLGFGGILAFALRELLNRDIGRRNGNV; this is translated from the coding sequence ATGCACAATCAATCCATCAGAGTAATGGCATCTAGAGATAAGGAGTTGGACCTCACCCACAAGCTGGAGCCGGAGACACCTTTGGAAGTTGTGAGGCATGTTACCAATGTGCAAGACACCATGTCATTCAGCGAGCCGTTGCCCTCCGCGTCCGAGTTGGCTGAGTACGAGAAAGTACAACCCGGTGCGGCTGATCGAATTATTAGCATCATAGAAAAAGGGCAGTCACTGGAGAGTGACGCTCTTCAGGAAAAGGCAGCTCTCGCCAAGCATAGGCTGACGGCTTCTACGATCATGTCTTTATCTCTAATTGCAACTGCTGTAGCCGCTCTTATCTTTGGTCCTGGCTGGTTATCAATCCCGCTTGGATTTGGGGGAATCCTAGCTTTTGCACTGCGAGAATTGTTGAACAGAGACATAGGTCGAAGGAATGGTAACGTGTAG
- a CDS encoding twin-arginine translocation pathway signal protein codes for MVTCSFIDIGTTEMLRSTITVLMAGFLVSGCTSPSMNVTGSLPNDIERVWIGSDFYANRLMDWRYSNDRIECIEGRSAKPMRTLHLLTHYLGEKAGEFNMSVRTGALDPADSIHANTWSGFLIGAGGPDIDWRISSLVHHWPGEDGGLIVGIDGQGEIIIRSNTSADAPKGPRADISIEAWPLIEAEWSTGTVSTGSSVELDIQAQPSGDTFDLLVTASDPETNEQLSEARYTGLPNHYFVGNVALVSHNSPLMEGQGYWFDDWMIGGPKFVYDEDRAFGPVLASLYTVSEKTLKMTAQMPPLAETDTRTVGLDLMIDGTWTPSATATIVPDSYTSTLRVDDFHADTDIPYRLTYDLRTASGTETTYYTGTIRAPKIEDQEFVLASMNCQHISKGRDLVWNHSTIWYPHNELTASVTAHDPDLLFFAGDQIYEGGLAGIIRTPLDKAILDYHYHWYRFIWSFRDLMRDRPTVTIPDDHDVYHGNIWGHGGKKADGPWQPQSDNGGYIMDADFVNMVHNTQVSHLPDPFDPTPIEQNISVYYTDLTYGDLSFAIVADRMWKSAPRLVLPEAQVRNGWPENRDYDATTVTEAHLLGPRQLKFLNQWSHEYPDNVWMKVMLSQTLFSNLATLPSGSFDDRVVPRMRYAEPGEYIHDDHLGTDMDSNGWPQSGRNRALTAIRKGFAFHVAGDQHLGSFVQYGIDEFGDGPNAFVSPAIANIWPRRWFPPNPGANREPDAPPYTGEHLDGFGNRMTVHAVANPVRSGRTPEALYDRVPGYGIIRFNRDSRTITAEAWPRWIHPSDEDAYQYPGWPVTVTQESNYGREAAGHLPPIDVEGLAEPVLTLVDESSMDTVYTIRLASLPFRAKIFDVSSSYTVILGDQATHQTSLTGVRANTIELLVTF; via the coding sequence ATGGTAACGTGTAGTTTTATAGATATTGGTACTACTGAGATGCTTCGATCCACCATAACCGTTCTTATGGCCGGATTTCTTGTGTCCGGCTGCACTTCACCATCGATGAACGTGACGGGCTCTCTTCCAAACGACATCGAACGCGTCTGGATTGGCTCCGATTTTTACGCCAACCGCCTGATGGATTGGCGCTATTCTAACGACCGGATTGAATGTATAGAGGGAAGGAGCGCCAAACCGATGCGAACGCTGCACCTTCTCACCCATTATTTGGGGGAAAAGGCGGGGGAGTTCAATATGTCGGTGCGAACCGGTGCTTTAGATCCCGCGGACAGCATCCATGCGAATACATGGTCTGGTTTTCTAATCGGTGCCGGAGGCCCGGATATAGACTGGCGAATCTCTAGCCTAGTTCACCACTGGCCCGGCGAGGATGGAGGGCTTATTGTGGGCATCGACGGTCAGGGGGAGATCATTATTCGCTCAAATACCAGTGCCGATGCCCCCAAAGGCCCGCGAGCGGATATTTCTATTGAAGCGTGGCCACTCATTGAGGCTGAATGGTCTACCGGTACCGTTTCCACCGGGAGTTCCGTTGAACTGGACATCCAGGCCCAACCATCTGGAGACACGTTCGATCTCTTGGTCACCGCCTCGGACCCAGAGACCAATGAACAGTTATCTGAAGCCCGATATACCGGATTGCCGAACCATTATTTTGTTGGAAACGTCGCACTCGTAAGCCACAACAGTCCCCTCATGGAAGGCCAGGGCTACTGGTTCGATGACTGGATGATTGGGGGCCCCAAGTTCGTATATGATGAGGATCGGGCATTCGGCCCGGTCTTGGCTTCCCTGTATACGGTGAGCGAAAAAACGCTGAAGATGACCGCGCAAATGCCGCCTCTTGCAGAAACGGATACCCGTACAGTTGGGCTGGATCTTATGATCGATGGGACATGGACTCCCTCTGCAACGGCGACCATCGTTCCAGACAGCTACACCTCTACACTCCGGGTAGACGACTTCCATGCAGACACAGATATCCCCTACCGGCTGACCTATGATTTGCGAACCGCAAGCGGAACAGAAACGACATACTATACCGGTACGATACGTGCACCAAAAATTGAGGATCAGGAGTTCGTTCTGGCTTCAATGAACTGTCAGCATATTTCCAAAGGTCGCGACCTAGTGTGGAATCACAGTACGATCTGGTATCCACACAACGAACTTACCGCTTCTGTTACGGCTCATGATCCTGACTTACTTTTCTTTGCCGGAGATCAGATTTATGAAGGCGGTCTAGCGGGGATCATCCGGACCCCTTTGGATAAGGCAATCCTGGACTATCACTACCACTGGTACCGGTTTATCTGGTCATTCAGAGACTTAATGCGGGATCGTCCAACCGTTACCATCCCAGATGATCACGATGTATACCATGGGAATATATGGGGACATGGGGGTAAGAAAGCAGACGGACCCTGGCAACCCCAGTCTGATAACGGTGGCTATATCATGGATGCAGACTTCGTGAATATGGTCCACAATACACAGGTGTCTCACCTGCCTGACCCCTTTGATCCAACACCAATTGAGCAGAATATCAGCGTGTATTACACGGATCTGACCTATGGCGATCTCAGCTTTGCAATTGTTGCAGATCGGATGTGGAAATCGGCTCCCCGGCTTGTTCTTCCAGAAGCCCAGGTACGCAATGGCTGGCCGGAGAACCGTGACTATGATGCAACGACAGTTACCGAAGCACATCTTCTGGGACCTCGACAACTTAAATTCCTAAACCAGTGGTCACATGAATATCCTGATAATGTCTGGATGAAAGTCATGCTCTCCCAGACACTCTTCAGTAATCTTGCCACGCTTCCCAGCGGATCCTTTGATGACCGTGTCGTTCCGAGAATGCGATATGCCGAACCTGGTGAATACATTCATGATGACCACTTGGGGACAGATATGGATTCAAATGGATGGCCACAAAGTGGGCGCAATCGTGCCCTCACGGCAATCCGCAAGGGATTTGCCTTTCACGTGGCAGGGGATCAACACCTCGGCAGCTTTGTGCAGTACGGGATTGATGAATTTGGGGATGGTCCGAATGCCTTTGTCTCTCCCGCGATTGCGAATATATGGCCCCGGCGCTGGTTCCCGCCGAATCCTGGAGCCAATCGCGAACCGGATGCTCCTCCCTATACGGGTGAACACTTGGACGGCTTCGGGAATCGCATGACCGTGCACGCAGTTGCTAATCCGGTCCGAAGCGGACGTACCCCAGAGGCACTCTACGACCGAGTCCCTGGCTACGGTATTATCCGATTTAACCGTGACTCTCGCACAATCACCGCCGAAGCATGGCCTCGCTGGATTCACCCGTCCGATGAGGATGCTTATCAGTATCCCGGCTGGCCAGTTACGGTCACACAGGAAAGCAATTATGGCCGAGAAGCGGCCGGGCATTTACCTCCTATTGATGTAGAGG